One Pullulanibacillus sp. KACC 23026 DNA segment encodes these proteins:
- the ppaX gene encoding pyrophosphatase PpaX: MINTLLFDLDGTLINTNELIIASFLDTLNRYYPNKYGREDIIEFIGEPLEVSFNRVDPERVEEMVTQYRKHNIEHHDELVTEYPKVRETIAQLAKEGYRLGIVTTKRRETVIMGLELTGLRPYFETIVTIDDVTNAKPDPEPVQLALKQLKSKPEEAFMVGDSPSDIEAGRRAGTQTVGVAWSIKGEAMIQEAKPDYILHEMTDLLSILRVESKA; this comes from the coding sequence ATGATTAACACCTTGCTTTTTGATTTAGATGGTACGTTGATTAACACGAATGAGTTGATTATTGCCTCATTTTTAGACACATTGAATCGTTATTATCCAAACAAGTATGGACGTGAGGATATTATTGAATTTATTGGGGAGCCTCTCGAGGTGAGTTTTAATCGAGTGGACCCTGAACGTGTGGAGGAGATGGTCACACAATACCGGAAGCACAATATTGAGCACCATGATGAACTGGTCACGGAGTATCCAAAGGTTAGAGAAACGATTGCTCAATTAGCCAAAGAAGGCTACCGCTTAGGTATTGTTACGACTAAAAGAAGAGAGACTGTCATTATGGGGCTTGAGTTGACTGGACTACGACCTTATTTTGAAACGATTGTCACAATAGACGATGTGACGAATGCTAAGCCTGACCCAGAGCCTGTCCAGCTAGCCCTAAAGCAGCTTAAGAGTAAGCCGGAAGAGGCCTTTATGGTGGGAGACAGTCCTTCTGACATTGAAGCTGGCCGTCGGGCAGGGACCCAAACAGTGGGCGTCGCCTGGTCCATTAAAGGTGAAGCGATGATTCAAGAGGCGAAACCGGATTACATTCTTCATGAAATGACCGATCTGCTTTCGATATTAAGAGTTGAATCTAAAGCCTAA
- the hprK gene encoding HPr(Ser) kinase/phosphatase, whose protein sequence is MAKVIVQELIDRFGLELIEGGEGVNRLVTTSDISRPGLEMAGFFTYYPAERIQLLGKTELTFFHSLPPRERQDRMEKLCALETPCIIVSRSLEVPEELIEAAQTAGVPVLKTRLKTTHLSSLLTNYLEGRLAPMTSVHGVLVDVYGVGVLLTGSSGVGKSETALELVKRGHRLVADDSVEIRQTGENEVVGSAPDLIQHLLEIRGLGIIDVMTLFGAGAVRSYKKITIVMHLELWDSKKMYDRLGLEEETIRIVDCDIPQLTIPVRPGRNLAVIVEVAAMNFRLKRMGVNAAQQFSDKLNEALKIKD, encoded by the coding sequence ATGGCGAAAGTAATTGTACAAGAACTGATCGACCGTTTTGGTCTTGAGTTAATTGAGGGGGGAGAGGGTGTTAACCGCTTAGTGACGACGAGTGATATTTCCCGTCCCGGCCTTGAGATGGCAGGTTTTTTCACCTATTACCCAGCTGAGCGGATTCAGTTGCTCGGAAAAACAGAATTAACCTTTTTTCATTCACTTCCACCCCGAGAACGGCAGGACCGAATGGAGAAGCTCTGTGCGTTAGAAACGCCATGTATCATTGTGTCGCGCAGTTTAGAGGTTCCTGAAGAACTGATTGAGGCAGCCCAAACAGCCGGTGTTCCGGTGTTGAAGACGCGACTTAAAACCACTCATTTAAGCAGTTTATTGACGAACTATTTAGAAGGAAGGCTGGCTCCTATGACCTCCGTACATGGTGTTTTAGTGGATGTCTATGGAGTAGGTGTTCTCTTAACCGGTTCAAGCGGTGTAGGTAAGAGTGAAACGGCTTTGGAATTGGTGAAACGCGGTCATCGCTTGGTGGCAGATGACTCCGTTGAAATTCGTCAAACGGGTGAAAATGAAGTTGTTGGGAGTGCCCCGGACCTGATCCAGCATTTATTAGAGATTCGAGGTCTTGGAATTATCGATGTGATGACCTTGTTTGGAGCTGGGGCAGTACGAAGCTACAAGAAAATAACGATTGTTATGCATCTTGAACTTTGGGACTCTAAGAAAATGTATGATCGGTTAGGTTTGGAAGAAGAGACTATCCGTATCGTCGACTGTGACATTCCTCAACTGACTATTCCAGTAAGGCCTGGCCGAAACTTGGCGGTTATCGTTGAAGTAGCGGCGATGAACTTCCGATTGAAGCGAATGGGCGTCAATGCCGCTCAACAATTCTCTGATAAACTGAATGAGGCTCTAAAAATAAAAGACTAA
- the hisB gene encoding imidazoleglycerol-phosphate dehydratase HisB, producing MARTATIKRTTAETDITLCIDLDGKGNSKLETGVPFLTHMLTLFAKHGFFNLEVNAKGDTDVDDHHTTEDIGICLGQAFRQALGDKAGIRRYGEATVPMDDALAQVVVDLSDRPHFVLKADWEAQKVGTFDTELVHEFLWKFALEARINLHVIVPYGHNTHHIIEAIFKAMARALDHASSLDPRIEGILSTKGSL from the coding sequence ATGGCGCGAACCGCAACGATCAAAAGAACAACAGCCGAGACGGACATTACACTATGCATTGATCTCGACGGAAAAGGGAACTCAAAGCTCGAGACAGGTGTTCCTTTTCTGACGCACATGCTCACCTTGTTTGCAAAACATGGTTTTTTTAACCTAGAGGTGAACGCTAAAGGGGACACGGATGTGGATGATCACCACACGACGGAGGATATTGGCATTTGTCTTGGACAGGCATTTCGTCAAGCGCTTGGTGATAAGGCAGGCATTCGTCGTTATGGAGAAGCAACCGTGCCAATGGATGATGCCCTCGCTCAAGTCGTTGTCGATCTGAGTGACCGTCCTCATTTTGTTTTGAAAGCGGATTGGGAAGCTCAAAAAGTCGGGACGTTTGATACCGAACTTGTCCATGAATTTCTGTGGAAGTTCGCATTAGAAGCGCGCATCAATTTGCATGTGATCGTGCCGTATGGCCATAATACACACCATATTATCGAAGCCATTTTTAAAGCGATGGCGCGGGCGTTGGATCACGCAAGCAGTCTGGATCCGAGAATAGAAGGCATCCTTTCGACAAAGGGGTCGCTCTAA
- the hisG gene encoding ATP phosphoribosyltransferase, which yields MEPITIAMPKGRILEDAIALLNRANIPCPDLVESSRKLIFETDDHTLRFILAKPTDVPTYVEYGVADLGIAGKDVLLEEQRDVYELLDLNISPCRMSVAGRIDQSTAFSPRIATKYPRIASTYFRQQGEQVEIIPLNGSIELAPIIGLADRIVDIVSTGTTLKENGLVEKATIASITSRLIANPTSYRLKKRQVVKLFEQLKSVIGGQGIWNGDPVKTSTF from the coding sequence ATGGAGCCGATTACGATTGCCATGCCAAAGGGACGGATTTTAGAAGACGCGATTGCTCTTCTCAATCGGGCCAATATTCCTTGCCCCGATTTGGTTGAATCCAGTCGCAAGTTAATTTTTGAAACAGATGATCACACGCTCCGGTTCATTTTGGCGAAACCGACTGATGTTCCGACTTATGTAGAATATGGAGTGGCCGATCTCGGAATTGCTGGAAAAGACGTTCTTCTAGAGGAACAGCGTGATGTCTATGAATTACTTGATTTAAACATTAGTCCATGCCGGATGTCAGTAGCCGGCCGAATCGATCAATCAACGGCATTCTCACCGCGCATTGCAACGAAGTATCCGCGAATTGCCTCTACGTATTTCCGGCAGCAGGGGGAACAGGTGGAAATTATTCCTTTGAACGGGTCGATTGAATTGGCCCCTATCATCGGTCTTGCGGATCGTATTGTGGACATTGTGTCAACGGGAACGACACTAAAAGAAAACGGACTTGTTGAAAAAGCGACCATTGCTTCGATCACTTCTCGGTTAATTGCGAATCCGACGAGTTATCGTCTCAAGAAAAGGCAAGTCGTCAAGCTGTTTGAACAGCTTAAATCAGTAATAGGGGGGCAAGGGATATGGAATGGCGATCCAGTCAAGACCTCGACTTTTTAA
- a CDS encoding phage holin family protein, which yields MLKKWLIHLVVNTIVLMVIAGYLPLFHLSGVTAAIEASIILSILNLIVRPILIVLTLPVTFLTLGLFLFVINAITLYITSGIMGDSFVIHSFGDAILAAIIMAILNALIQNFIVKPIQKTR from the coding sequence ATGTTGAAGAAATGGTTGATCCATCTCGTTGTCAATACGATTGTTTTAATGGTTATTGCTGGATATTTACCTTTGTTTCATTTGTCTGGGGTAACGGCCGCGATTGAGGCAAGTATCATTCTGTCCATTTTGAATCTCATTGTCCGGCCCATTTTAATTGTGTTAACGCTGCCTGTTACCTTTTTAACGCTCGGCTTATTTTTATTTGTGATTAATGCGATCACCCTTTATATTACATCTGGAATAATGGGGGATTCCTTTGTCATTCATAGCTTTGGCGACGCCATTTTAGCAGCGATCATAATGGCAATTCTCAATGCGCTGATTCAGAACTTTATTGTCAAGCCCATTCAAAAAACACGCTGA
- the uvrA gene encoding excinuclease ABC subunit UvrA, whose protein sequence is MAIENIIVKGAREHNLKNVDVTIPRDKLVVLTGLSGSGKSSLAFDTIYAEGQRRYVESLSAYARQFLGQMDKPDVDAIEGLSPAISIDQKTTSRNPRSTVGTVTEIYDYLRLLYARIGRPVCPEHGIEITSQTIEQMVDRLMEFPERTRMQILAPVVSGRKGEHVKVFEQIKKQGYVRVRVDGELREVSEDIQLAKNKKHSIEVVIDRIVMKDGIRSRLADSLETALKLGEGRLLVDVDGEELLFSEHHACPYCGFSIGELEPRLFSFNSPFGACPSCDGLGATLEVDLDAVIPDWDKTLKEHAIAAWEPTSSQYYPQLLECVCRHYGIDMDIPVKNIPKDQMDKILKGSGKDKILFRYESDFGQVKENLIYFEGVLNNISRRYKETGSDFIREQMETYMTPKPCPSCKGYRLKPETLAVLIGGKHVGQVTEMSIREVRDYFNSLQLTAKEETIGRLILREILERTGFLVNVGLDYLTLSRAAGTLSGGEAQRIRLATQVGSRLMGVLYILDEPSIGLHQRDNDRLISTLLNMRDLGNTLLVVEHDEDTMLAADYIIDIGPGAGAHGGTITAQGTPEELMKDPNSLTGQYLSGERFIPVPLERRKPTGRFIEVKGATENNLKNVSVKFPLGIMTCVTGVSGSGKSTLVNGILHKSLAQKLHGSKEKPGAFKSIKGIEQLDRVIDIDQSPIGRTPRSNPATYTGVFDMIREVYAQTNEAKMRGYKKGRFSFNVKGGRCEACSGDGIIKIEMHFLPDVYVPCEVCHGKRYNRETLEVTYKGKNISDVLEMTVEEALEFFENIPRIRRRIEPLFDVGLGYMKLGQPATTLSGGEAQRVKLASQLYRRTKGKALYILDEPTTGLHVDDISRLLDVLQRLVENDDSVLIIEHNLDVIKTADYLIDLGPEGGDGGGTIVAVGTPEEITKVEASYTGRYLKPILERDRKRMEDRIHQKQTV, encoded by the coding sequence ATGGCAATAGAAAATATTATTGTCAAAGGGGCAAGAGAGCACAATCTGAAAAATGTGGATGTGACTATTCCTCGAGACAAATTGGTTGTTTTAACTGGCTTATCCGGTTCGGGAAAATCATCGCTGGCATTTGATACCATCTATGCAGAAGGTCAGCGCCGGTATGTAGAATCCCTCTCCGCTTATGCCCGGCAATTCCTTGGTCAAATGGATAAACCGGATGTGGATGCAATAGAGGGACTGTCACCTGCGATTTCGATTGATCAAAAAACAACAAGTCGAAATCCCCGGTCAACGGTTGGAACCGTTACAGAGATCTACGATTATTTACGGCTCCTTTATGCCCGGATCGGTCGCCCAGTCTGTCCAGAGCACGGGATAGAAATCACTTCCCAAACGATTGAACAGATGGTGGACCGGCTCATGGAATTCCCAGAGCGGACGCGGATGCAAATTCTTGCTCCTGTTGTATCAGGGCGCAAAGGTGAGCATGTGAAGGTGTTTGAACAAATTAAGAAGCAGGGCTATGTACGGGTTCGTGTAGACGGGGAGCTTCGCGAAGTGAGCGAAGACATCCAACTTGCAAAAAATAAGAAACACTCTATTGAAGTGGTGATTGACCGTATTGTCATGAAAGACGGAATTCGTTCTCGTTTGGCGGATTCACTTGAAACTGCCTTGAAATTGGGAGAAGGACGGCTTTTAGTGGATGTGGACGGCGAAGAGTTATTGTTCAGTGAGCACCATGCCTGCCCTTACTGCGGTTTTTCGATTGGTGAGCTTGAGCCGCGGCTTTTCTCTTTTAATAGTCCTTTTGGTGCCTGTCCGTCTTGTGATGGTCTAGGCGCTACTTTAGAAGTTGATTTGGATGCCGTCATTCCGGATTGGGACAAAACCTTAAAGGAACATGCGATTGCCGCATGGGAGCCGACCAGTTCACAGTACTATCCGCAATTGCTTGAGTGTGTCTGCAGGCATTATGGAATTGACATGGATATTCCCGTTAAAAATATTCCAAAAGACCAAATGGACAAAATATTAAAGGGAAGCGGTAAGGATAAAATTCTTTTCAGATATGAAAGTGATTTTGGACAAGTTAAGGAGAACTTGATTTATTTTGAAGGGGTTTTGAACAACATCAGCCGTCGTTATAAAGAAACTGGTTCTGATTTCATCCGTGAACAGATGGAAACCTATATGACCCCTAAGCCTTGTCCTTCGTGTAAAGGGTATCGCCTGAAGCCGGAAACACTTGCCGTCTTGATTGGCGGAAAGCATGTCGGCCAAGTGACTGAGATGTCCATACGCGAGGTACGCGATTATTTCAATTCGCTTCAATTGACAGCTAAAGAAGAGACGATCGGGCGGCTTATTCTACGAGAAATATTAGAGCGCACGGGCTTCTTAGTGAACGTTGGTCTTGATTATTTAACACTCAGCAGGGCTGCTGGAACCTTATCAGGGGGGGAAGCCCAGCGAATTCGTTTGGCCACACAGGTAGGGTCTCGATTAATGGGCGTTCTTTATATATTAGATGAGCCGTCTATTGGGCTTCATCAGAGGGATAATGATCGATTGATCTCAACCCTTCTCAATATGCGCGACCTTGGGAACACCTTGCTCGTCGTTGAGCATGATGAGGACACGATGCTTGCCGCCGATTACATTATTGATATTGGACCAGGAGCGGGTGCTCATGGCGGGACCATAACTGCTCAAGGAACACCTGAAGAACTGATGAAGGACCCGAACTCCCTAACTGGTCAGTATCTCTCAGGTGAGCGGTTTATTCCCGTCCCTCTTGAAAGAAGAAAGCCGACAGGGCGTTTTATTGAGGTTAAAGGAGCTACAGAAAACAATCTGAAAAACGTCAGCGTCAAATTTCCTCTTGGAATCATGACTTGCGTAACAGGGGTATCGGGTTCCGGAAAAAGTACATTGGTCAATGGAATTCTTCATAAATCTCTTGCACAGAAGCTGCATGGCAGTAAAGAAAAACCAGGTGCGTTTAAAAGTATTAAGGGGATCGAACAGCTTGATCGTGTGATTGATATTGACCAATCTCCCATTGGCCGAACGCCTCGGTCCAATCCGGCTACTTACACGGGTGTTTTTGACATGATAAGAGAGGTTTATGCTCAAACCAATGAGGCCAAGATGCGCGGCTACAAAAAAGGCCGATTTAGTTTTAATGTAAAGGGCGGGCGCTGTGAAGCTTGCAGCGGCGACGGCATTATTAAAATCGAAATGCATTTCCTTCCTGACGTCTATGTCCCTTGTGAGGTCTGTCATGGAAAACGCTATAATCGAGAAACGCTCGAAGTGACTTATAAAGGGAAGAATATATCGGATGTTCTTGAAATGACTGTGGAAGAAGCCCTTGAATTCTTTGAAAATATTCCACGGATTCGACGGCGCATAGAACCGCTCTTTGATGTGGGTCTTGGTTATATGAAACTAGGTCAGCCAGCAACGACATTGTCAGGAGGGGAAGCTCAGCGGGTGAAGCTGGCTTCACAGCTCTATCGTCGGACAAAAGGAAAGGCCCTTTACATCTTAGATGAGCCAACGACCGGTCTTCATGTAGATGATATCAGCCGACTGCTTGATGTGCTTCAGCGTCTAGTTGAAAACGACGATTCGGTCTTGATCATTGAGCATAATTTGGATGTCATTAAAACGGCCGATTATCTGATTGATTTAGGGCCTGAAGGCGGGGATGGGGGAGGAACCATCGTCGCTGTCGGTACGCCTGAAGAGATTACGAAAGTCGAGGCCTCCTATACGGGCCGTTATTTAAAACCAATACTTGAGAGAGACCGTAAGCGTATGGAGGATCGGATCCACCAAAAACAAACGGTGTAA
- a CDS encoding acyltransferase, whose product MRCTKRYPVTGSNSLWQIYKTVSFWKVIKCFIVIQIGRYTPSVALKRHLYRLFLHMEIGEKTALALMVMPDLMFPEKIRIGRNSIIGYNTTLLAHEYLIHEYRLGEVSIGDEVMIGANCTILPGVDIGDGAVVCAGTLVHRDVPPGSMVGGNPMKIIYTAEERAKREQSIKN is encoded by the coding sequence TTGCGGTGTACGAAGCGCTATCCTGTTACGGGTTCGAACTCCTTATGGCAGATTTATAAAACGGTGTCTTTTTGGAAGGTCATAAAATGTTTTATTGTTATACAAATCGGTCGCTATACGCCGTCGGTTGCTTTAAAAAGACATCTGTACCGCCTCTTCTTACATATGGAAATTGGTGAGAAAACCGCTCTTGCTTTGATGGTAATGCCTGATTTAATGTTTCCAGAGAAGATTAGAATTGGCCGAAACTCAATCATAGGATATAACACCACCCTTTTAGCTCATGAATATTTAATCCATGAATACCGGCTTGGCGAGGTAAGCATTGGTGACGAGGTAATGATTGGAGCTAATTGCACGATCTTGCCAGGTGTCGATATTGGTGATGGGGCGGTCGTATGTGCAGGCACACTTGTTCATCGCGATGTTCCTCCTGGTAGTATGGTGGGAGGAAACCCGATGAAGATCATCTATACAGCCGAAGAGCGAGCCAAAAGAGAACAGAGCATCAAGAATTGA
- a CDS encoding PspC domain-containing protein, with the protein MKRLYRSRKQKMVAGICGGVADYFKVDVTLIRVIYAALCLFSFFVPCILLYIVLYFIIPEADEWES; encoded by the coding sequence TTGAAACGACTTTACCGTTCCCGTAAGCAAAAAATGGTGGCGGGCATATGTGGGGGAGTGGCTGACTACTTTAAGGTTGATGTGACATTGATTCGAGTGATTTATGCGGCTCTTTGTTTGTTTAGTTTTTTTGTCCCCTGTATTCTCCTCTATATCGTTCTGTACTTTATCATTCCAGAAGCTGATGAGTGGGAGTCCTAA
- a CDS encoding ATP phosphoribosyltransferase regulatory subunit, with protein MVSGTYVFEKPLGMRDVLPVHERVHQNIRRVMSEEMGRWGYQFLSTPTLEYYETVGKASAIDEERLFKLLDAEGRTVVLRPDMTVPIARVAASNLKQEPLPLRLAYMSPVFRKQEFEAGRPAEFEQIGVELIGAASLDADAEVIALMSQLFKSVGLTNFNITIGHVGVVNAFLNELTTDEVLIRNLSQRLIEKNDVGFRETVAQADLSLEAKERFNAFIELRHLERHQALRALPKLIPGEQGSFFKEKLTELFELLEAYGVADMLDLDLTLLSHSDYYTGIVFEGFAGQSGFPIGSGGRYDELLAKFERPAPATGFGLRLNLLAEAIEAQPEALNQECVVYTVDQKGVALKKALTLRQLGKLVVLQDAEALIDAEAFLSQFQVIHDFRS; from the coding sequence ATGGTGTCGGGAACGTATGTGTTTGAGAAGCCTTTGGGTATGCGGGATGTGCTGCCTGTTCATGAGCGGGTTCACCAAAATATACGGAGGGTTATGTCTGAGGAGATGGGCCGTTGGGGCTATCAGTTTTTGTCAACGCCAACGCTTGAGTATTATGAGACGGTTGGGAAGGCATCTGCTATTGATGAAGAGCGGTTGTTTAAATTATTGGATGCTGAGGGCCGAACGGTGGTCCTGCGTCCTGATATGACGGTGCCGATTGCTCGTGTGGCCGCTTCAAATCTGAAACAAGAACCGCTGCCATTAAGGCTTGCGTACATGAGTCCCGTCTTTCGCAAACAGGAATTTGAGGCAGGACGGCCAGCTGAGTTTGAACAAATTGGCGTCGAGCTAATTGGGGCTGCTTCTTTAGATGCGGATGCTGAAGTCATTGCGTTAATGAGTCAACTTTTTAAGAGTGTAGGGCTTACTAATTTTAATATCACCATAGGCCATGTCGGTGTGGTAAATGCTTTTTTGAATGAACTCACAACAGATGAAGTGCTTATTAGGAACCTTAGCCAGCGATTAATCGAAAAAAATGATGTCGGGTTTAGAGAGACGGTTGCGCAGGCTGACCTCAGCTTGGAAGCAAAGGAACGTTTCAATGCCTTTATCGAATTAAGACATTTGGAACGTCATCAGGCTTTGCGAGCCTTACCGAAGCTTATACCGGGTGAACAGGGCAGCTTTTTCAAAGAGAAGCTGACGGAATTGTTTGAACTGCTTGAAGCCTATGGCGTCGCAGATATGTTGGATTTGGATTTAACCTTATTAAGCCATTCCGACTATTATACAGGGATTGTGTTTGAAGGGTTTGCCGGACAGAGCGGATTTCCAATCGGAAGCGGCGGGCGTTATGATGAATTGCTGGCTAAGTTTGAAAGACCGGCTCCAGCAACAGGATTTGGACTTCGCTTGAACCTTTTAGCTGAAGCAATTGAGGCACAACCGGAGGCACTTAATCAAGAATGTGTGGTCTATACCGTTGATCAAAAAGGAGTGGCTTTAAAAAAAGCTTTAACCTTGCGCCAATTAGGAAAATTGGTTGTTTTACAGGATGCGGAAGCCTTAATTGATGCAGAGGCTTTTCTTTCACAATTTCAAGTCATACATGATTTTAGAAGCTAA
- the hisD gene encoding histidinol dehydrogenase: protein MEWRSSQDLDFLNDRNTAATKEAEASVKRILQLVQEKGEEGILELTEQFDKVRLTRLRVTDTDIQEAYKRVDDVVIEAIRKAAKNIESFHDKQKVTSWFEEAPDGTMLGQKVTPLDSIGLYVPGGSAAYPSSVLMGAIPAKVAGVKRIVLVSPPQADGKINPGVLVAANEVGVTECYSVGGAQAIGALAYGTETIQPVDKIVGPGNLYVTLAKKEVFGSVAIDSLAGPSEIVILADRTANPAWIASDLLSQAEHDPHAMAVLITNDRELGEKVDAEVQKQCAALPRKSIAGQSISSYGKLFLVDTIEAGIEVVNRLAPEHLEVVTENPESWLPHIRHAGAIFLGAYSSEPVGDYLAGPNHIIPTNGTARFGSPLNVESFIKRSSIIRYSEKAFKRDAEAIMTLARYEGLEGHAQAIEQRLQGGLSNGANRNDQKNNSRDGHYTMH, encoded by the coding sequence ATGGAATGGCGATCCAGTCAAGACCTCGACTTTTTAAATGATCGGAATACGGCGGCAACGAAAGAAGCCGAGGCGTCCGTCAAACGGATCCTTCAGCTTGTACAGGAAAAAGGCGAAGAGGGTATTCTGGAACTGACTGAACAGTTTGATAAAGTAAGGTTAACTCGCCTCCGTGTAACGGATACGGATATTCAAGAGGCTTATAAGCGAGTGGATGATGTGGTTATTGAGGCGATTCGTAAGGCAGCGAAGAACATTGAGTCTTTCCATGATAAGCAAAAAGTCACTTCTTGGTTTGAAGAAGCACCCGACGGAACGATGCTCGGGCAAAAGGTCACACCGCTCGATTCCATTGGGCTTTATGTCCCTGGAGGCTCAGCGGCCTACCCTTCTTCGGTCTTGATGGGGGCTATTCCAGCCAAAGTGGCAGGCGTTAAACGGATCGTCCTTGTTTCCCCCCCTCAAGCAGACGGAAAAATCAATCCCGGGGTGCTTGTTGCGGCGAATGAAGTAGGCGTGACAGAGTGCTACTCCGTCGGCGGTGCTCAAGCCATTGGTGCACTTGCTTACGGGACGGAAACGATTCAGCCCGTTGATAAGATTGTAGGACCTGGTAATCTGTATGTGACGTTAGCTAAGAAAGAAGTCTTTGGCTCTGTTGCGATTGATAGTTTGGCTGGGCCAAGTGAAATTGTGATTTTGGCGGATCGGACGGCTAACCCAGCTTGGATTGCGAGTGACCTGCTTTCTCAAGCGGAGCATGACCCGCATGCAATGGCGGTTTTAATCACCAATGATCGTGAGCTAGGTGAGAAGGTAGATGCTGAAGTGCAAAAGCAATGTGCCGCTCTTCCACGAAAGTCTATTGCGGGCCAATCGATTTCATCCTATGGAAAGCTCTTTCTCGTCGATACAATAGAGGCGGGCATTGAGGTTGTCAATCGCTTGGCTCCAGAGCATCTTGAGGTGGTCACGGAAAATCCAGAAAGCTGGCTGCCCCACATTCGTCATGCCGGTGCTATTTTTCTAGGAGCTTACAGCAGTGAGCCCGTCGGTGATTATCTGGCAGGACCGAATCACATTATTCCAACGAACGGAACGGCACGCTTTGGGAGTCCGTTGAATGTAGAAAGTTTTATTAAGCGCTCAAGCATTATTAGATACAGTGAAAAAGCTTTTAAGAGGGATGCAGAAGCGATTATGACTTTGGCTCGATACGAAGGGCTTGAAGGCCACGCTCAGGCTATTGAGCAGCGATTACAAGGAGGATTGTCAAATGGCGCGAACCGCAACGATCAAAAGAACAACAGCCGAGACGGACATTACACTATGCATTGA
- the cax gene encoding calcium/proton exchanger, translating to MDRLFFLLTAIGIPLSIIGNFLHFPALILFIIYCLTIIGLASYIGRATESLAIISGPSIGGLLNATFGNAVELIISFFALQEGLVNVVMASLTGSIIGNLLLVGGLSILFGGFKYKRQQFNIHDAAHNAGIMVFSLIVSFVFPAVFAAKMDVHSIKFLSTVISCIMILIYLFSLVFRLVTHRGVYKMQQDNISVILEEEHPEWGKGRSMLILAVTTVVVALISERLVGTIEPVGEQLGWSELFIGIIIVAIVGNAAEHASAVLMAVKNRIDIAVEISVGSTLQIAMFVAPVLVLISWGFQTFMPLVFPVTELIAMALAAILTISITADGDTNWFEGAMLLAAYVIMGFGFFLL from the coding sequence TTGGATCGACTCTTTTTCTTATTAACCGCCATTGGAATTCCGCTCTCTATAATAGGCAATTTCCTTCACTTCCCCGCTCTAATTTTATTTATTATCTACTGCCTGACTATCATTGGCCTTGCCAGTTATATTGGAAGAGCCACAGAAAGTCTGGCTATTATATCAGGTCCAAGCATTGGCGGATTGCTGAACGCCACATTTGGTAATGCGGTTGAGCTCATCATTTCTTTTTTTGCCTTGCAGGAGGGACTTGTAAATGTGGTGATGGCGTCACTTACAGGCTCCATTATCGGGAATCTCTTGCTTGTTGGCGGGCTCTCGATTTTGTTTGGGGGTTTTAAATATAAGAGGCAGCAATTCAACATCCATGATGCGGCCCATAACGCGGGGATTATGGTCTTCTCTCTCATTGTTTCTTTTGTCTTTCCAGCTGTTTTCGCCGCAAAGATGGATGTTCACAGCATTAAGTTCCTCAGTACGGTCATCTCGTGTATCATGATTCTAATTTACTTGTTTTCTCTTGTTTTTCGTCTCGTCACGCATCGTGGGGTTTATAAAATGCAGCAGGATAATATTTCAGTGATTTTGGAAGAGGAGCATCCAGAATGGGGAAAAGGCCGTTCGATGTTGATTTTGGCGGTTACGACTGTTGTTGTGGCGCTGATTAGCGAACGGCTTGTCGGAACCATTGAGCCAGTTGGGGAACAATTGGGCTGGAGTGAACTCTTTATCGGCATTATTATTGTTGCCATTGTCGGCAACGCTGCCGAGCATGCATCTGCCGTACTTATGGCGGTCAAGAATAGAATTGACATTGCCGTCGAGATATCGGTCGGTTCGACACTTCAAATTGCCATGTTTGTTGCGCCCGTCCTTGTCTTGATTTCATGGGGATTCCAAACCTTCATGCCGCTCGTCTTTCCTGTTACAGAACTCATCGCCATGGCCTTAGCTGCCATCCTAACCATCAGCATTACAGCCGATGGAGACACCAACTGGTTTGAAGGTGCCATGCTCCTCGCTGCTTATGTCATAATGGGATTTGGCTTCTTCCTCCTATAA